A window of the Aeromicrobium phoceense genome harbors these coding sequences:
- a CDS encoding adenylosuccinate synthase: MPAVVIVGAQWGDEGKGKATDLLGSRVDYVVKFNGGNNAGHTVVIGDEKYALHLLPSGILTPGCVPVIGNGVVIDLDVLFQEIDGLNARGIDTSRLLVSANAHIIADYNRTLDKVNERFLGSRKIGTTGRGIGPTYADKMNRLGIRVQDLFDEKILRAKVEGALDLKNQILTKVYNRRAVSAEEIVESLLGHVERLRPFVADTALVLHDALREDKTVLLEAGQATLLDVDHGTYPFVTSSSATTGGACTGSGIAPTEITRVIGIVKAYATRVGEGPFPTELFDADGDRLRENGGEFGTTTGRPRRCGWYDAPVARYAARINGVTDFVMTKLDVLTGWDQIPVCVAYDVDGERVDEMPMTQTGFHHAKPIFEYFPGWSEDISGARELSDLPANAQSYVREIEAISGSRISAVGVGPDREETVVLHDLL; the protein is encoded by the coding sequence ATGCCCGCAGTCGTGATCGTCGGAGCCCAGTGGGGTGACGAGGGCAAGGGCAAGGCGACCGATCTCCTGGGCAGCCGCGTCGACTACGTCGTGAAGTTCAACGGCGGCAACAACGCCGGCCACACCGTCGTCATCGGTGACGAGAAGTACGCACTGCACCTGCTCCCGAGCGGCATCCTCACCCCGGGCTGCGTGCCGGTGATCGGCAACGGCGTCGTCATCGACCTCGACGTGCTCTTCCAGGAGATCGACGGCCTGAACGCGCGTGGGATCGACACCTCCCGCCTGCTCGTCAGTGCGAATGCGCACATCATCGCCGACTACAACCGCACGCTGGACAAGGTCAACGAGCGCTTCCTCGGGAGCCGCAAGATCGGCACCACCGGCCGCGGCATCGGCCCGACCTACGCCGACAAGATGAACCGTCTCGGCATCCGCGTGCAGGACCTCTTCGACGAGAAGATCCTCCGCGCGAAGGTGGAGGGCGCGCTCGACCTCAAGAACCAGATCCTCACCAAGGTCTACAACCGACGCGCCGTGTCGGCCGAGGAGATCGTGGAGTCCCTGCTCGGCCACGTCGAGCGCCTGCGGCCGTTCGTCGCCGACACCGCCCTCGTGCTGCACGACGCCCTGCGAGAGGACAAGACGGTGCTGCTCGAGGCCGGCCAGGCCACGCTGCTCGACGTCGACCACGGCACCTACCCGTTCGTCACCAGCTCGTCGGCCACCACCGGCGGCGCGTGCACGGGCTCGGGCATCGCGCCCACCGAGATCACCCGCGTGATCGGCATCGTCAAGGCCTACGCCACCCGCGTCGGCGAGGGCCCGTTCCCCACCGAGCTGTTCGACGCCGACGGCGACCGCCTGCGCGAGAACGGCGGCGAGTTCGGCACGACGACGGGCCGCCCGCGCCGCTGCGGCTGGTACGACGCGCCCGTGGCCCGCTACGCGGCTCGCATCAACGGCGTCACCGACTTCGTGATGACCAAGCTCGACGTCCTGACCGGCTGGGACCAGATCCCGGTGTGCGTCGCGTACGACGTCGACGGCGAGCGCGTCGACGAGATGCCGATGACCCAGACGGGCTTCCACCACGCGAAGCCGATCTTCGAGTACTTCCCGGGCTGGTCCGAGGACATCAGCGGCGCCCGGGAGCTCTCCGACCTGCCCGCGAACGCGCAGTCGTACGTGCGCGAGATCGAGGCGATCAGCGGCTCGCGGATCAGCGCCGTCGGCGTGGGTCCCGACCGCGAGGAGACGGTCGTCCTGCACGACCTGCTCTGA
- a CDS encoding condensation domain-containing protein — protein MHPHRLTLVPAGDIHLWVPRSSTLRAFATAPPDPRPVTPDQQRRLDIASLPRHVDDEVNPWIGLRATLHGADFVSLAGTLRRFCARHESLRCMFVRRDDGSYERRIVDAELIGFQPRHVGHFADPGEAFDAVMAELDDLTGPLSWPAATVITVTDENGDITVFAAFDHVTFDGYSAYLTMGELKLHLEAELNHAPLPTPVGSYVDFAVEQRAIQDAITVDSPALEPWRRAADATGNLPGLPRGTGVRRGDLIQHRMRYPTFAGPRLSKAFHRWCERNDVPPALAFTAVLLRAMVAEEPDDRLTVLMSTHNRNRQEWHQAIGWFSGIVPMTVDMGRDLPLTELARRTAEAWQLARTAETIPLPLANQLLGTTMRPAAVVSFLDSRHCPGRDGWEEMDSTVFLGEVEPSDEMHLWVNSMPYGTELVHRTPDTPPCIEWLDRVMNRMREQMVAVTREVNDPTEALA, from the coding sequence TTGCATCCCCATCGCCTGACGCTCGTCCCGGCGGGAGACATCCACCTCTGGGTGCCCCGCTCCTCGACGCTGCGCGCCTTCGCCACCGCTCCGCCGGACCCGCGCCCCGTCACCCCCGACCAGCAGCGCCGCCTCGACATCGCCAGCCTCCCGCGCCACGTCGACGACGAGGTCAACCCGTGGATCGGCCTGCGCGCCACGCTGCACGGTGCCGACTTCGTCTCGCTCGCGGGCACGCTGCGCCGGTTCTGCGCCCGCCACGAGAGCCTGCGGTGCATGTTCGTCCGCCGCGACGACGGCAGCTACGAGCGCCGCATCGTCGACGCCGAGCTGATCGGCTTCCAGCCGCGCCACGTGGGGCACTTCGCCGATCCCGGCGAGGCGTTCGACGCGGTGATGGCCGAGCTGGACGACCTCACCGGGCCGCTGTCGTGGCCCGCCGCCACGGTGATCACCGTGACCGACGAGAACGGCGACATCACCGTCTTCGCCGCCTTCGACCACGTGACCTTCGACGGCTACAGCGCCTATCTGACGATGGGCGAGCTCAAGCTGCACCTCGAGGCCGAGCTGAACCACGCGCCGCTGCCGACCCCCGTGGGCAGCTACGTGGACTTCGCCGTCGAGCAGCGCGCCATCCAGGACGCCATCACGGTCGACAGCCCCGCCCTCGAGCCCTGGCGGCGCGCCGCCGACGCCACCGGCAACCTGCCCGGCCTGCCCCGGGGCACGGGCGTCCGCCGGGGTGACCTGATCCAGCACCGGATGCGCTACCCGACCTTCGCCGGTCCCCGCCTGAGCAAGGCCTTCCACCGGTGGTGCGAGCGCAACGACGTCCCGCCCGCGCTGGCCTTCACGGCGGTGCTGCTGCGCGCCATGGTTGCCGAGGAGCCCGACGATCGCCTCACCGTGCTGATGTCGACGCACAACCGCAACCGGCAGGAGTGGCACCAGGCGATCGGCTGGTTCTCCGGGATCGTGCCGATGACGGTCGACATGGGCCGCGACCTGCCCCTCACCGAGCTGGCCCGGCGCACGGCGGAGGCGTGGCAGCTCGCCCGCACCGCCGAGACGATCCCGCTGCCGCTGGCCAACCAGCTGCTCGGCACCACGATGCGGCCCGCCGCGGTCGTGTCGTTCCTGGACTCGCGCCACTGCCCCGGGCGCGACGGCTGGGAGGAGATGGACTCCACCGTCTTCCTGGGCGAGGTCGAGCCCAGCGACGAGATGCACCTGTGGGTCAACTCGATGCCCTACGGCACCGAGCTGGTCCACCGCACCCCCGACACCCCGCCCTGCATCGAGTGGCTCGACCGCGTGATGAACCGGATGCGGGAGCAGATGGTGGCGGTCACGCGTGAGGTCAACGATCCGACGGAGGCACTGGCATGA
- a CDS encoding condensation domain-containing protein encodes MRMTRIEELDTIDGDVFLLRPSEESYAALAVAPANEHRPSYMQDQHLRLRRAMERVGSADANWLGLCFDVPGPLDVDALQRAATTWVRRHEVLWGTFRDNPDDPDGEMTRHAVAPEDMTLTVTPLGSHPGPDVNNVLLKHFSDAVDPIDNFGYAIAGVSGDDTSTIFCGFDHCYGDGFSVLLGYMELSQLYANETGAEHVELPPVKGYMTYAQEERADAQQYDIEHPSMQFWADYAMDGVVAKDGFPMDLGIAEGERFWLIPMDYDILTAEECDRLEAIAKEEEATFPSVVYASFALAARDLAGRSAYRFFNPVATRDTAETLVTMGWMINVLPIHIPVGPEDTLFEVARDVRQKFREARVCEPVPALRVMEVVQEVFGFSLEDTHRPAIVSYLDGRMIPGQEKWAQDRFHGTTGQGYDDNVNVWINRTPTELYVMCSVPQTPTAVENVNAFFTYASNVLRGALTR; translated from the coding sequence ATGAGGATGACCCGCATCGAGGAGCTCGACACCATCGACGGTGACGTGTTCCTGCTCCGCCCGTCCGAGGAGTCCTACGCGGCCCTCGCGGTCGCGCCCGCGAACGAGCACCGGCCCTCCTACATGCAGGACCAGCACCTGCGGCTGCGTCGGGCGATGGAGCGAGTCGGGTCGGCCGACGCCAACTGGCTCGGCCTGTGCTTCGACGTCCCGGGCCCGCTGGACGTCGATGCTCTGCAGCGCGCGGCCACGACGTGGGTCCGCCGGCACGAGGTCCTCTGGGGCACCTTCCGGGACAACCCCGACGACCCCGACGGCGAGATGACCCGCCATGCGGTCGCGCCCGAGGACATGACGCTCACCGTCACGCCGCTCGGCTCGCACCCCGGGCCGGACGTGAACAACGTGCTGCTCAAGCACTTCAGCGACGCCGTCGACCCGATCGACAACTTCGGCTACGCGATCGCGGGCGTCTCCGGCGACGACACGTCCACCATCTTCTGCGGCTTCGACCACTGCTACGGCGACGGCTTCAGCGTCCTGCTGGGCTACATGGAGCTCTCCCAGCTGTACGCCAACGAGACCGGCGCCGAGCACGTCGAGCTGCCCCCGGTGAAGGGCTACATGACGTACGCCCAGGAGGAGCGCGCCGACGCGCAGCAGTACGACATCGAGCACCCGTCCATGCAGTTCTGGGCCGACTACGCGATGGACGGCGTGGTCGCCAAGGACGGATTCCCCATGGACCTCGGGATCGCCGAGGGCGAGCGGTTCTGGCTGATCCCCATGGACTACGACATCCTCACCGCCGAGGAGTGCGACCGGCTCGAGGCCATCGCCAAGGAGGAGGAGGCCACGTTCCCGTCGGTCGTCTACGCCTCGTTCGCGCTGGCGGCGCGCGACCTGGCCGGCCGGAGCGCGTACCGGTTCTTCAACCCCGTCGCGACGCGCGACACCGCCGAGACGCTCGTGACGATGGGCTGGATGATCAACGTCCTGCCCATCCACATCCCGGTCGGACCCGAGGACACGCTCTTCGAGGTCGCCCGCGACGTGCGCCAGAAGTTCCGCGAGGCCCGTGTCTGCGAGCCGGTGCCGGCGCTGCGGGTCATGGAGGTCGTCCAGGAGGTCTTCGGCTTCTCGCTCGAGGACACCCACCGGCCGGCGATCGTGTCCTACCTCGACGGCCGGATGATCCCCGGCCAGGAGAAGTGGGCGCAGGACCGCTTCCACGGGACCACCGGCCAGGGCTACGACGACAACGTGAACGTGTGGATCAACCGCACGCCCACCGAGCTCTACGTCATGTGCAGCGTCCCGCAGACGCCCACGGCGGTCGAGAACGTCAACGCGTTCTTCACGTACGCCTCGAACGTCCTGCGAGGTGCGCTCACCCGCTAA
- a CDS encoding YegS/Rv2252/BmrU family lipid kinase, with the protein MNSWLAVSNANAGTSDEEVIARALSALREVADVDHVATEDPDDLAAALAKHPDVDLVVSMGGDGSLHAVVQALHDAGRLPGTPVGLVPLGTGNDFARTLDLSTDPVVAAHDLANGSVRPIDLILDSTGRVVVNAAHVGIGAEAAARAEPVKPALGPIAYVLGAISTLFSRSADVHVTIDDRTLSGRVAQVAVGNGRFVGGGGELLPHAIVDDGAMDVAVAFAARLPQRIAYALHLRRGTHPGADFVHYTRAQSVRVEGEPVRCTTDGELSDPRREHGWELHAGGLAMRLPD; encoded by the coding sequence GTGAACTCCTGGCTGGCGGTCAGCAACGCGAATGCGGGCACCTCCGACGAGGAGGTCATCGCCCGGGCGCTCTCGGCCCTGCGCGAGGTCGCCGACGTCGACCACGTGGCGACCGAGGATCCCGACGACCTGGCCGCGGCCCTGGCGAAGCACCCCGACGTCGACCTGGTGGTCTCCATGGGCGGGGACGGCAGCCTGCACGCGGTGGTCCAGGCGCTGCACGACGCCGGTCGGCTGCCGGGTACCCCGGTGGGACTCGTCCCGCTGGGCACGGGCAACGACTTCGCCCGGACCCTCGACCTGTCCACCGATCCCGTGGTGGCCGCCCACGACCTCGCCAACGGCTCGGTCCGGCCGATCGACCTGATCCTGGACTCGACGGGGCGGGTCGTGGTGAACGCGGCGCACGTGGGCATCGGCGCCGAGGCCGCCGCGCGCGCCGAGCCCGTCAAGCCGGCGCTGGGTCCGATCGCCTACGTGCTCGGGGCGATCTCGACCCTGTTCAGCCGCAGCGCCGACGTGCACGTGACGATCGACGACCGCACGCTCAGCGGCCGCGTGGCCCAGGTCGCGGTCGGCAACGGGCGCTTCGTGGGCGGCGGCGGCGAGCTGCTGCCGCACGCCATCGTCGACGACGGGGCGATGGACGTGGCCGTCGCGTTCGCGGCCCGGCTGCCCCAGCGGATCGCCTACGCCCTGCACCTGCGCCGTGGCACCCATCCGGGCGCCGACTTCGTGCACTACACGCGGGCCCAGTCGGTGCGGGTGGAGGGCGAGCCCGTGCGCTGCACGACCGACGGCGAGCTCTCCGACCCGCGCCGGGAGCACGGGTGGGAGCTGCACGCCGGCGGCCTCGCGATGCGCCTTCCCGACTGA
- a CDS encoding DUF3151 domain-containing protein, which produces MTNLLGEPPETLLPEDPGTALLAEGAPAEEVAERHPDSVAAWARLADAALGEDRQLEGYAFARTAYHRSLDSLRRNGWRGHGPVPWSHEANRGFLHALAVLATASERLGDVEEAHRCREFLRESSREGYDALVG; this is translated from the coding sequence ATGACCAACCTTCTGGGAGAACCGCCCGAGACCCTGCTGCCCGAGGACCCGGGCACGGCCCTGCTGGCCGAGGGAGCGCCCGCCGAGGAGGTCGCCGAGCGTCACCCCGACTCGGTGGCCGCCTGGGCACGCCTGGCCGACGCCGCGCTCGGCGAGGATCGTCAGCTCGAGGGCTACGCGTTCGCGCGCACGGCCTACCACCGCTCCCTGGACTCGCTGCGCCGCAACGGCTGGCGCGGGCACGGCCCGGTGCCGTGGTCGCACGAGGCCAACCGCGGATTCCTCCACGCCCTCGCCGTCCTGGCCACCGCCAGCGAGCGACTCGGCGACGTCGAGGAGGCGCACCGCTGCCGCGAGTTCCTGCGCGAGTCGAGCCGCGAGGGCTACGACGCGCTCGTGGGCTGA
- a CDS encoding universal stress protein, which translates to MAKIVLTGVDNTEPAAAAARKAAELAAAMGARLHVLSAYGSFEAERIDVGSEELLITSEQAAQGVASDVFAGIRREFPELEVTYGAAEGNPADALVRAAEELDVDVIVVGNKRVQGLARILGSIARDVAAHAPCDVYIAHTHQRS; encoded by the coding sequence ATGGCGAAGATCGTCCTCACCGGCGTCGACAACACCGAGCCCGCGGCCGCCGCGGCGCGCAAGGCGGCCGAGCTCGCGGCCGCGATGGGCGCCCGACTGCACGTGCTCTCGGCGTACGGCAGCTTCGAGGCCGAGCGGATCGACGTCGGCTCCGAGGAGCTGCTGATCACGAGCGAGCAGGCGGCCCAGGGTGTGGCCAGCGACGTCTTCGCCGGGATCCGCCGCGAGTTCCCCGAGCTCGAGGTCACGTACGGCGCCGCCGAGGGCAACCCCGCCGACGCGCTGGTCCGTGCGGCCGAGGAGCTCGACGTCGACGTCATCGTCGTGGGCAACAAGCGCGTGCAGGGCCTGGCCCGGATCCTGGGCAGCATCGCCCGCGACGTGGCCGCGCACGCACCGTGCGACGTCTACATCGCGCACACGCACCAGCGATCCTGA
- the fbaA gene encoding class II fructose-bisphosphate aldolase has protein sequence MPVATPEVYAEMLDKAKNNSFAYPAINVSSSQTLNAALAGFAEAGSDGIIQVSTGGADYFSGPTVKNMVSGSLAFAAFAQEVAKKYPINVALHTDHCPKDKLDGFVRPLLEASAERVKAGELPYFQSHMWDGSAVPLAENLEIAQELLAKAHAANIILEVEIGVVGGEEDGVEAEINDKLYTSPDDAIALVEALGLGENGRYLTALTFGNVHGVYKPGNVKLRPEVLKAAQDAVAAKFGKDRPFDFVFHGGSGSLPEEISAAVDYGVVKMNVDTDTQYAFTRPVVGHMFQNYDGVLKVDGEVGNKKAYDPRAWGKAAEAGMAARVVEACENLRSAGTH, from the coding sequence ATGCCCGTCGCCACTCCCGAGGTCTACGCAGAGATGCTGGACAAGGCGAAGAACAACTCCTTCGCCTACCCCGCGATCAACGTCTCGTCCTCGCAGACGCTGAACGCCGCCCTGGCCGGCTTCGCCGAGGCCGGCAGCGACGGGATCATCCAGGTCTCCACCGGCGGCGCCGACTACTTCTCCGGCCCCACCGTCAAGAACATGGTCTCCGGCTCGCTGGCGTTCGCCGCGTTCGCGCAGGAGGTCGCCAAGAAGTATCCGATCAACGTGGCGCTGCACACCGACCACTGCCCCAAGGACAAGCTCGACGGCTTCGTCCGCCCGCTGCTCGAGGCCTCGGCCGAGCGCGTCAAGGCCGGCGAGCTGCCGTACTTCCAGTCGCACATGTGGGACGGCTCGGCGGTGCCGCTGGCCGAGAACCTCGAGATCGCGCAGGAGCTGCTGGCCAAGGCGCACGCCGCGAACATCATCCTCGAGGTCGAGATCGGCGTCGTCGGCGGCGAGGAGGACGGCGTCGAGGCGGAGATCAACGACAAGCTCTACACCTCCCCCGATGACGCCATCGCGCTGGTCGAGGCGCTCGGCCTCGGCGAGAACGGCCGGTACCTCACCGCGCTGACGTTCGGCAACGTGCACGGTGTCTACAAGCCGGGCAACGTGAAGCTGCGTCCCGAGGTGCTCAAGGCCGCGCAGGACGCCGTCGCCGCGAAGTTCGGCAAGGACCGCCCCTTCGACTTCGTCTTCCACGGCGGATCGGGCTCGCTGCCCGAGGAGATCAGCGCCGCGGTCGACTACGGCGTCGTGAAGATGAACGTGGACACCGACACCCAGTACGCGTTCACGCGCCCGGTCGTCGGTCACATGTTCCAGAACTACGACGGCGTCCTGAAGGTCGACGGCGAGGTCGGCAACAAGAAGGCCTACGACCCCCGCGCGTGGGGCAAGGCCGCCGAGGCCGGCATGGCGGCGCGGGTCGTCGAGGCCTGCGAGAACCTGCGCAGCGCCGGCACGCACTGA
- a CDS encoding RNA methyltransferase, with protein sequence MTVGPWQGPWPDDPRLDPELLREGDSRNVVDRYRYWTVDAIVADLDLQRHRLHVAIENWQHDFNIGSIVRTANAFNVGGVHIIGKRRWNRRGAMVTDRYVHVRHHEDVAAFAAWADESGLTVVGVDNLPGAVPLETTTLPRDAVLVFGQEGPGLTPEAAAVCERLVAIAQFGSTRSINAGAAAAITMHAWIREHADLASVEY encoded by the coding sequence GTGACCGTCGGCCCGTGGCAGGGCCCCTGGCCCGACGACCCACGCCTGGATCCCGAGCTGCTGCGCGAGGGCGACAGCCGCAACGTCGTCGACCGCTACCGCTACTGGACGGTGGACGCGATCGTCGCCGACCTCGACCTCCAGCGCCACCGCCTGCACGTCGCGATCGAGAACTGGCAGCACGACTTCAACATCGGCTCGATCGTGCGCACCGCGAACGCGTTCAACGTCGGCGGCGTGCACATCATCGGCAAGCGCCGCTGGAACCGCCGCGGGGCGATGGTCACCGACCGCTACGTCCACGTGCGCCACCACGAGGACGTCGCCGCGTTCGCCGCGTGGGCGGACGAGTCCGGGCTCACCGTGGTCGGCGTCGACAACCTGCCCGGCGCCGTCCCGCTGGAGACGACGACCCTGCCGCGCGACGCGGTCCTGGTGTTCGGCCAGGAGGGTCCGGGGCTCACGCCCGAGGCCGCCGCGGTGTGCGAGCGCCTGGTCGCGATCGCCCAGTTCGGCTCCACCCGATCGATCAACGCGGGTGCCGCCGCGGCGATCACGATGCACGCCTGGATCCGTGAGCATGCCGACCTCGCGTCGGTGGAATACTGA
- the pyrE gene encoding orotate phosphoribosyltransferase: MHDYQRRFIEFALEHEVLRFGEFTLKSGRTSPYFFNAGAFDTGARLSALGGFYADAIAGAGPEFDVLLGPAYKGIPLAAATAVRLAQDHDRDVPWCFNRKEAKDHGEGGLFVGAAPRGRLLVIDDVITAGTAIREVIALVEPLDAEVAGVVVAVDRRERGTGDLSAIQEVERDHGIAVTSIVTFDDIIEYLEETGRFAEHLPAVRAYREQYGVS; this comes from the coding sequence GTGCACGACTACCAGCGCCGCTTCATCGAGTTCGCCCTCGAGCACGAGGTCCTGCGCTTCGGCGAGTTCACGCTGAAGTCGGGGCGCACGTCGCCCTACTTCTTCAACGCGGGCGCGTTCGACACCGGCGCGCGGCTGTCGGCGCTCGGCGGGTTCTACGCCGACGCGATCGCGGGCGCCGGACCCGAGTTCGACGTCCTGCTCGGTCCCGCCTACAAGGGCATCCCGCTCGCCGCGGCCACGGCGGTGCGGCTGGCCCAGGACCACGACCGGGACGTGCCGTGGTGCTTCAACCGCAAGGAGGCCAAGGACCACGGGGAGGGCGGCCTCTTCGTCGGTGCCGCCCCGCGCGGCCGGCTGCTCGTGATCGACGACGTCATCACCGCCGGCACCGCCATCCGCGAGGTCATCGCGCTGGTCGAGCCCCTCGACGCCGAGGTGGCGGGCGTCGTCGTGGCCGTCGATCGCCGCGAGCGCGGCACGGGCGACCTCTCCGCGATCCAGGAGGTCGAGCGCGACCACGGGATCGCGGTGACCTCCATCGTCACCTTCGACGACATCATCGAGTACCTCGAGGAGACCGGCCGGTTCGCCGAGCACCTGCCGGCCGTCCGCGCGTACCGCGAGCAGTACGGAGTGTCGTGA
- a CDS encoding sortase domain-bontaining protein: MSSASTRSVGSRVVLVLGLVLVLTGVGILGWVGWQYWGTNVVAQRDHERIRGEISEAWKAQEDPIAGVGLLRIKRFGSDFEVPILDGDDDATLAKGVGRHEDSAHPGRVGNLVLSGHRVTHGEPFRKFLDLRAGDEVVVETRTHVHTYVLRQDGDEIRVPFTTSWPLWPVPDPDAEGEPATERVITLVTCSELFHTDDRSVVVGDLASSERKPGT, encoded by the coding sequence GTGTCCTCCGCCTCCACGCGCTCCGTCGGCTCCCGCGTCGTGCTGGTGCTCGGCCTCGTGCTGGTGCTGACCGGTGTGGGGATCCTGGGCTGGGTGGGCTGGCAGTACTGGGGCACGAACGTCGTGGCCCAGCGCGACCACGAGCGCATCCGCGGCGAGATCTCCGAGGCCTGGAAGGCCCAGGAGGACCCCATCGCCGGGGTCGGCCTGCTGCGAATCAAGCGCTTCGGGTCCGACTTCGAGGTGCCGATCCTCGACGGCGACGACGACGCCACCCTCGCCAAGGGCGTGGGCCGGCACGAGGACAGCGCCCATCCGGGCCGCGTGGGCAACCTCGTGCTCTCGGGCCACCGGGTCACGCACGGCGAGCCGTTCCGCAAGTTCCTCGACCTGCGCGCGGGCGACGAGGTCGTCGTGGAGACCCGCACGCACGTCCACACCTACGTCCTGCGCCAGGACGGCGACGAGATCCGCGTGCCGTTCACGACGTCGTGGCCGCTGTGGCCCGTCCCCGACCCCGACGCGGAAGGGGAGCCGGCCACCGAGCGCGTCATCACCCTCGTCACCTGCTCCGAGCTGTTCCACACCGACGACCGCAGCGTCGTCGTGGGCGACCTCGCCTCCTCCGAGCGGAAGCCGGGCACCTAG
- a CDS encoding pyridoxal phosphate-dependent aminotransferase has translation MSRRSARLDGIGTTIFAEMSALATQTGAINLGQGFPDEDGPEVIRQAARDAITAGHNQYAPGTGIAPLREAIARHQHRFHGIELDPAREVVVTTGATEAVAAALLGLVNPGDDVLVLEPYYDSYRAVIQMAGARHVAVTLRAPDFRLPVDELRAAVTPRTTAIVLNTPHNPTGSVLTPQELAAVAEVAIEHDLVVVSDEVYEHLAFARPHVPIATLPGMAERTLTVSSAGKTFSLTGWKIGWATGPADLVDALMGAKQFLTYTSGAPFQPAIATALDLPDAFFTGLRDGLRERRDLLCSGLSDAGFDVFVPEGTYFATTDVAPLGFSDGLEFCRTLPRLAGVVAVPHQVFHDDRPDGSNPGRTLVRWAFCKRTEVLVEAVERLRALRSI, from the coding sequence GTGAGCAGGCGCAGCGCTCGACTCGACGGCATCGGCACCACGATCTTCGCGGAGATGAGTGCCCTGGCCACGCAGACCGGCGCGATCAACCTCGGCCAGGGCTTTCCCGACGAGGACGGCCCCGAGGTGATCCGGCAGGCGGCGCGCGACGCCATCACCGCGGGCCACAACCAGTACGCACCCGGCACCGGCATCGCACCCCTGCGCGAGGCGATCGCCCGGCACCAGCACCGCTTCCACGGCATCGAGCTCGACCCGGCGCGGGAGGTGGTGGTGACCACCGGCGCGACCGAGGCCGTCGCGGCCGCGCTGCTCGGGCTGGTGAACCCCGGTGACGACGTGCTCGTGCTGGAGCCCTACTACGACTCCTACCGCGCCGTGATCCAGATGGCCGGCGCCCGCCACGTCGCGGTGACCCTGCGCGCTCCCGACTTCCGGCTGCCCGTGGACGAGCTGCGCGCCGCGGTGACCCCGCGCACCACCGCGATCGTCCTCAACACACCGCACAACCCCACAGGGTCGGTGCTGACGCCGCAGGAGCTGGCCGCCGTCGCCGAGGTGGCGATCGAGCACGACCTGGTCGTCGTCTCCGACGAGGTCTACGAGCATCTCGCGTTCGCTCGGCCGCACGTGCCGATCGCGACGCTGCCGGGCATGGCCGAGCGGACACTCACCGTCAGCAGCGCCGGGAAGACCTTCTCCCTCACCGGCTGGAAGATCGGCTGGGCGACCGGACCGGCCGACCTGGTGGACGCGCTGATGGGTGCGAAGCAGTTCCTCACCTACACCTCCGGCGCGCCGTTCCAGCCGGCGATCGCCACGGCACTCGACCTGCCCGACGCGTTCTTCACCGGACTGCGCGACGGGCTGCGCGAGCGTCGCGACCTCCTGTGCTCCGGGCTGTCCGACGCGGGCTTCGACGTGTTCGTCCCCGAGGGGACGTACTTCGCGACGACCGACGTGGCGCCCCTCGGCTTCTCCGACGGCCTCGAGTTCTGCCGCACGCTCCCTCGTCTCGCCGGCGTCGTCGCCGTCCCGCACCAGGTGTTCCACGACGACCGGCCCGACGGCTCGAACCCCGGACGCACCCTCGTCCGCTGGGCGTTCTGCAAGCGCACCGAGGTGCTCGTGGAGGCCGTCGAGCGCCTGCGTGCGCTGCGCTCGATCTGA